A genomic segment from Solenopsis invicta isolate M01_SB chromosome 5, UNIL_Sinv_3.0, whole genome shotgun sequence encodes:
- the LOC120357935 gene encoding uncharacterized protein LOC120357935: MGRGMRRKRLINPFSSDDDSSGSDRSKRCKQDKLKSKLPAAPLPPPLPANSSRRKSLNIALKENINPLIVVSNKKQGKTVTAPTSASTTANVKQNRLLQKIINLRQQAADKAEQRKKAMSLENIHKLPVKKKLVYSTLCSEPLEEDFETNESCKSDSQSSSIVSLNMQSIGESSLVNDMFKDTQSRSFYQSSSNKIQSLIQTQRLCSSSIISDIHQKSSKELNEFDTEEKDETDSLTLSQTNLNIGLVLYIIYYV, from the coding sequence ATGGGCAGGGGCATGAGAAGAAAACGACTTATAAATCCATTCTCATCTGACGATGATTCATCTGGTTCTGATAGATCTAAAAGGTGCAAgcaagataaattaaaatcaaaattaccaGCTGCTCCTCTTCCACCACCTCTTCCCGCTAATTCATCTCGGAGGAAGTCTTTAAACATTGCTTTAAAAGAGAATATTAATCCATTGATAGTTGTTTCTAACAAGAAACAAGGCAAGACAGTAACTGCTCCAACTTCAGCCTCAACTACAGCCAATGTTAAGCAGAACAggttattgcaaaaaattattaatctgaGACAGCAGGCAGCTGATAAGGCAGAGCAACGGAAGAAAGCAATGTCTTTAGAAAATATACATAAGTtacctgtaaaaaaaaaattagtttatagCACATTGTGCTCTGAACCGCTAGAGGAAGATTTTGAGACAAATGAGAGTTGCAAGTCTGACTCACAATCATCGTCAATTGTGTCGTTAAACATGCAATCCATTGGAGAGTCATCACTTGTTAATGATATGTTCAAGGATACTCAGTCTCGGTCTTTCTATCAATCTTCGTCAAATAAGATTCAAAGCCTAATTCAGACTCAGCGTCTCTGTAGTTCATCCATAATAAGTGATATACATCAGAAATcatcaaaagaattaaatgaatTTGACACTGAAGAAAAAGATGAAACTGACTCATTAACTCTATCACAGACAAACTTGAATATAGgtttagtattatatattatatactatgTTTAA